ATCCACCGCGTGGCCGAGCCGCGTCAGGCGGCTGCGGATCGCCGCACCGATTTCCGCGTCGTCTTCTGCGACGAGAATGCGCATGTTGCCGTCCTGCCGATTCACTGGGTTACGGGTTTTCCCGGGGAGGGGATGTCAGCATTTTCTCAGACTCGCTCGATAACCTGTGCGCAGCCGGGAATTGCAGAGACGGCATTAATACCAGAGGAGACGGCACCATGCAGCAGGCAACGAGCGAAGCGGGAGCGCGCGCATGACGCCGTCGCCGCGCCGCCGCGCGATCGTCGCCGCCGGGCTCGGCGCGGCGCTCGCGCCGTCGCTCGTGCTGCCGAAGCCGCGCACGGTGCGGATCTCGAAAGGCTACGGCGTGCTGTACCTGCCGCTGCTCGTGATGGAGAAGCAGCGGCTGTTCGAGCGGCACGCGGCGCGGCACGGCGTGCGCGACGTCAGCGTCGACTGGGTGCTGCTCGACGGCGGCAACTCGGTCAACGACGCGATGATGGCCGGCACGCTCGACTTCGCGGGCGCCGGCGCGCCGGGCTTCATCGAGCTGTGGGCGCGGGCGCGCGGGATTCCGAACGTCGAGGTGATCGGCGTCGGCGGGCTGTCGACGACGTCGCTGTCGCTGAACGCGAACCGGCCCGGGCTCGCGTCGCTGCGCGACTTCACGCCGTCCGACCGGATCGCGGTGCCGGGCATCCGTACATCGCTGTCGGCGGTCGTGCTGCAGATGGTCGCGGGCAAGCTGCTGGGCCGGCAGCATTTCGCGCAGCTCGATTCGATCACCGTGAACCTGCCGCACCCGCAGGCGATGCAGGCGCTGATCCGGCACGAGAGCGGCGTCACCGCGCACTTCACGTCGCCGCCGTTCTCGACGCTCGAACTCCGGCAGCCGGGCATCCACCGCGTCGTCGGCTCGATCGACGTGCTCGGCCCGCTGACGCTCGACGTCGTGTTCGCGCCGAAGCGGCTCGTCGACGCGGAGCCTGCGCTCGCCGCCGCATTCCTCGGCGCGCTCGACGACGCGAACCGGCTGATCGCGCAGGACCCGCGCGCGGCGGCGGCGATCTATGCGTCGGCGTCGGGCGTCGGCGTGTCGCACGACGACGTGATGCAGATGCTCGCCGCGCCCGAGACGCGCTTCTCGGTGCGGCCGAACCAGTTGATGGACTACGTCGATTTTCTCTACATGGCCGGCACGATCAAGGCGAAGCCGCGCACGTGGCAGGAGATGTTCGTGCCGATGCTCGACGGCTTCCGGCCGTCGTAGGCGCAACCTCACATACTCACAACCGACACCCCGGAGGAGCAAGCAGTGACCGCTACCGAAACCCTGAACCCCGCGTCCGCCGATGAGCGGCACGTCATGTCGAAGATGGCGCGGCGCCTGCTGCCCATCCTCGTCGTGATGTTCCTGATCGCGTTCATCGACCGGCAGAACGTCGGCTTCGCGAAACTGCAGATGGTGCACAGCCTCGGGATGACGGAGGCCGCGTTCGGCCTCGCGTCGTCGCTGTTCTTCATCGGCTACCTGCTGTTCGAGGTGCCGAGCACGCTCGCGCTGCATCGCTACGGCGCGCGGGTGTGGCTCGCGCGCATCATGCTGACGTGGGGGCTGATCACGGTGGCGATGGGCTTCACGACGTCGATGCCGGTGTTCTGCGGGCTGCGCTTCGCGCTCGGCATCGCCGAGGCGGGCTTCTATCCGGGCGTCATCTACTACCTGACGCTGTGGTTCCCGCAAAGCTATCGCGCGAAGGTGCTCGGCATCTTCACGCTCGGCAGCGCGCTCGCGAACATGCTCGGCTCGCTGGTCGGCGGCTGGCTGCTGAGCCTGAACGGCGTGTGGGGGCTCGCGGGCTGGCAGTGGGTGTTCGTCGCGACGGGCATCCCGGCGGTGGCGGTCGCGATCGTCGTGTTCCGCGTGCTGCCCGCGTCGTATCGCGACGCGCGCTTCCTCGACGAGCGCGAGAAGCAGGTCGTCGCCGCCGCGCTCGAACGCGAGCAGCCTGCGCAGGCCGAGCACGCGCAGCCGTGGAAGGCGCTGCTCGATCCGCGCGTGATGCTGTTCGCGGCGACCTACATGCTGATGTCGACGTCGCTGTACGGCGTCACGTACTGGCTGCCGACGCTCGTGAAGTCGTTCGGCGTATCGAGCGGCATGAACGGTTTCCTCAGCATGCTGCCGTGGGCGCTCGCGGTGCTGCTGCTGCTCTGGCTGCCCGCGAAGCTGCGCCGCGCGAAGAGCATCCTGCGCACGATCGCGATCGTCGCGGCGCTCGGCGCGCTCGGCTTCCTGCTGAGCCTCGTGCTGCCGTCGACGCCGCTGCGCTTCGTCGCGCTCGTGCTCGGCGGCGCGTGCATTCCGCTGCTGTATCCGTGCTTCTGGTCGATGCCGCCGCGCTACTTCACCGGCGCGCGCGCGGCGGCGAGCGTCGCGGCGATCAACTCGATCGGCAACCTCGGCGGCTTCTTCAGCCAGAACCTGATGCCGTTCGCCGGCAAGGTCACCGGCACCGCGTTCGGGCCGATGATCGTGCCGATCGTGTGTCTCGCGTTGCTCGGCGTCGGCGCGGTCGTCGCGTGGACGCGCTCGGAGCGCACGATGGTCGCCGCGCAGGCGTGATGCGCCACGCCGCGCGCGCCGGCGTGCTCCTCGCCGGTCATTCCTGTGTGCGCGCGGCGTGGCGTGCGTCGTACGCGATCGCGACATGCGCGGCCGCCACCGGAACCTCCACCTCGACCGTCGTTCCTTCGCCGAGCGTCGTGTCGATCCGCAACGTTCCGCCGACCAGGTACGCCCGCTCGCGCAACCCGACGAGCCCGAACGAGCCGGGCTTGCGCGGATCGCCGGGATCGAAGCCGGCGCCGTCGTCGCGGATCGTCAGCACGAGCGTTTCGTCGCGATATGCGAGCGCCACGCTCGCGCTCGACGCCGCCGCATGGCGCGCGACGTTCGCCAGCGCTTCCTGCGCGATGCGGAACACGGCCGTCGCATACGGCTCGTCGAGCTGCAATTCGCCGGGCTCGACGCGCAGCGTGCAAGCGACCCCATGACGGCGCTGGAAATCTTCGACGAGCCACTGCATCGCCGCGGCGAAGCCGAGATCGTCGAGCATCAGCGGCCGGAGATCCGACGCGATGCGCCGCGTCGCGGCCACCGCGCCGCGCGCGAGCCCGTGCATCGCCGCGATCTTGCGCGCGAGCTGCGCGTCGTCCTGCGGCACGTGGTCGATCAGCCATTCGAGATCGTTCTTCAGCGTCGCGAGCGTCTGCGCGAGTTCGTCGTGCAGCTCGCGCGCGATGCGGCGCTGCTCCGCTTCGCGCGCGCTCGCGCTGATCGCCGAGATCTCCCGCAGCTCCTCGCGCGACGCCTGCAAGGCCCGCTCCGCGCGCACGCGTTCCTCGACCTCGCGCCGCAGGTCGCGGTTCGACGCGCTCAGCTGCGCGGTGCGCGCGGCGACGCGCTGCTCGAGGCGTTCGTTCGCGTCGTTCAGCTCCGCGGTCTTCTGCAGCACGAGCTGATGCTCGTGCCGTTCGCCGGCGAGCGCGCGCGCCGTGCGTGCATGCAGCCGGCCGTTCTCGAACAGCAGCGCGAACAGCACGAGGCTCGATGCGACGAGCCCGTAGGTGCGCCCCGCATAGAAGCCGAGATCGAAGCGCCCGTGATTCAGCATCGCCGACATGGCGATATCGAACAGCCACGCGACCGTGACGATCATCACCCACAGGTCGAGTACCGAATGGCGGCG
The sequence above is drawn from the Burkholderia ubonensis genome and encodes:
- a CDS encoding ABC transporter substrate-binding protein, whose protein sequence is MTPSPRRRAIVAAGLGAALAPSLVLPKPRTVRISKGYGVLYLPLLVMEKQRLFERHAARHGVRDVSVDWVLLDGGNSVNDAMMAGTLDFAGAGAPGFIELWARARGIPNVEVIGVGGLSTTSLSLNANRPGLASLRDFTPSDRIAVPGIRTSLSAVVLQMVAGKLLGRQHFAQLDSITVNLPHPQAMQALIRHESGVTAHFTSPPFSTLELRQPGIHRVVGSIDVLGPLTLDVVFAPKRLVDAEPALAAAFLGALDDANRLIAQDPRAAAAIYASASGVGVSHDDVMQMLAAPETRFSVRPNQLMDYVDFLYMAGTIKAKPRTWQEMFVPMLDGFRPS
- a CDS encoding MFS transporter; translated protein: MTATETLNPASADERHVMSKMARRLLPILVVMFLIAFIDRQNVGFAKLQMVHSLGMTEAAFGLASSLFFIGYLLFEVPSTLALHRYGARVWLARIMLTWGLITVAMGFTTSMPVFCGLRFALGIAEAGFYPGVIYYLTLWFPQSYRAKVLGIFTLGSALANMLGSLVGGWLLSLNGVWGLAGWQWVFVATGIPAVAVAIVVFRVLPASYRDARFLDEREKQVVAAALEREQPAQAEHAQPWKALLDPRVMLFAATYMLMSTSLYGVTYWLPTLVKSFGVSSGMNGFLSMLPWALAVLLLLWLPAKLRRAKSILRTIAIVAALGALGFLLSLVLPSTPLRFVALVLGGACIPLLYPCFWSMPPRYFTGARAAASVAAINSIGNLGGFFSQNLMPFAGKVTGTAFGPMIVPIVCLALLGVGAVVAWTRSERTMVAAQA
- a CDS encoding sensor histidine kinase, with the protein product MMAAFRMREPAAAADDDAPQPSHMFMSSLRPERRERRLALATVIVSAAIFVALAPFAKMPLAQEWGFIPVYQTAILVNDMVTAGLLLGQYAILRERALLALAAGYLFTGLMAGVHMLTFPGLFAPTGLLHAGEQTTAWLYIFWHGGFPLALGVYALLRAASRTRSPSLQRRRAAVPVLLCIALTAGATAALALLATAGHDLLPRIMDGNRMTATMTNAIAVVWGLNLAALVLLWRRRRRHSVLDLWVMIVTVAWLFDIAMSAMLNHGRFDLGFYAGRTYGLVASSLVLFALLFENGRLHARTARALAGERHEHQLVLQKTAELNDANERLEQRVAARTAQLSASNRDLRREVEERVRAERALQASREELREISAISASAREAEQRRIARELHDELAQTLATLKNDLEWLIDHVPQDDAQLARKIAAMHGLARGAVAATRRIASDLRPLMLDDLGFAAAMQWLVEDFQRRHGVACTLRVEPGELQLDEPYATAVFRIAQEALANVARHAAASSASVALAYRDETLVLTIRDDGAGFDPGDPRKPGSFGLVGLRERAYLVGGTLRIDTTLGEGTTVEVEVPVAAAHVAIAYDARHAARTQE